A window of the Desulfovibrio sp. genome harbors these coding sequences:
- a CDS encoding PTS sugar transporter subunit IIA, translating into MRLGEYLRKDFVLDDLKATDKPEVLAELVSPVAKSFPDLDPEKALRVLMDRENLGTTGIGDGVAIPHGKMDSLKEIVIVAGRSRTGVEFESLDHKPCRIFFLVLAPEHVAGMHLRILAQISRLLSDESFRGSFLDAQDSDSLWRVLTSHA; encoded by the coding sequence ATGCGGTTAGGGGAGTATCTGCGCAAGGATTTCGTGCTTGATGACCTCAAGGCTACCGACAAGCCGGAGGTCCTGGCCGAATTGGTTTCTCCCGTTGCGAAGTCTTTCCCGGACCTTGATCCGGAAAAGGCCCTGCGGGTCCTTATGGACCGGGAGAACCTGGGGACCACCGGCATTGGCGACGGAGTAGCCATTCCTCACGGCAAGATGGACTCTCTCAAGGAGATAGTCATCGTGGCCGGAAGGAGCAGGACGGGGGTGGAATTCGAATCCCTCGATCACAAGCCTTGCCGCATTTTCTTCCTGGTGCTCGCTCCGGAACACGTGGCGGGCATGCATTTGCGCATTCTGGCCCAGATATCGAGGCTTCTTTCGGATGAGAGCTTTCGTGGCTCATTTTTGGATGCCCAGGACAGCGATAGCCTCTGGCGGGTGCTCACCAGCCACGCCTGA
- the raiA gene encoding ribosome-associated translation inhibitor RaiA has translation MNIAFHFKNFEPSPGLREYASKRFEKLAKYMPNSDNAEVVVTLLVEKTRQIADVIIDADAMHISAHERSDDMYSTIDMITDKLEAQVRKMREKMKDRRKAASSPVTMGVISFTDEGKVHSIEESDKYNPKPMGVEEAAEQLVAMKYEFLVFLNSETERVNVIYKRKNGDYGLIDPGVTL, from the coding sequence ATGAACATCGCTTTTCATTTCAAGAATTTCGAACCGTCCCCCGGCCTTCGCGAATACGCCAGCAAGCGTTTCGAGAAGCTGGCCAAATACATGCCCAATTCCGACAATGCCGAGGTGGTGGTCACCCTTCTGGTGGAAAAGACCCGCCAGATCGCGGATGTGATCATCGATGCGGACGCCATGCACATCTCCGCCCACGAGCGGTCCGACGACATGTATTCCACCATCGATATGATCACCGACAAGCTCGAGGCCCAGGTGCGCAAGATGCGCGAGAAAATGAAGGACCGCCGCAAGGCCGCTTCTTCACCCGTCACCATGGGGGTCATCAGCTTTACGGATGAGGGCAAGGTCCACTCCATCGAGGAATCCGACAAATACAATCCCAAACCCATGGGAGTGGAGGAAGCCGCCGAGCAGCTGGTGGCCATGAAGTATGAGTTCCTCGTGTTTCTGAATTCCGAGACGGAGCGCGTAAACGTTATCTATAAGCGCAAAAACGGCGACTACGGTCTCATTGACCCTGGAGTTACACTCTGA
- the rpoN gene encoding RNA polymerase factor sigma-54: MALELRQQLKLSQQLVMTPQLQQAIKLLQLSRLELMETVQQELLENPLLEEVMVDEERPEPTITEDSHAPDATTDEGAMHRELQKTAEWDDYIGDFASTSRQATVREYEAPEEGMSFEARLASKTSLEGHLAWQINFSPFTDVERAIADVIVGNLDAMGYLQSTVEEIAAETGTETEHVEKVLYALQRFDPVGVAARTPQECLLVQLEVYGYTDPVLLEIVRDHLEDLEKKRYKPLAKKFRITFEDIKNYLDIIQTLDPLPGSHFSSSEPVYVSPDAFVYKYGDDFVIVLNEDGLPKLQLSPYYMEDFSKTGGGKDKEYLQDKMRSAQWLMKSLYQRQRTLFKVLESIVKFQNAFFREGVTKLKPLILKDVADDISMHESTVSRITTSKYVATPHGIFELKFFFNSSLELDDGTSVGSESVKALIKQLISGENEKKPISDEQIADILKQKLQVNIARRTVAKYRMAMGIDSSSKRKAVL, from the coding sequence ATGGCTTTGGAGCTCAGACAGCAACTCAAGCTCTCGCAGCAACTGGTGATGACTCCCCAGCTGCAGCAGGCCATCAAGCTTTTGCAGCTTTCCCGCCTCGAACTGATGGAGACCGTTCAGCAGGAACTCCTGGAGAATCCATTGCTGGAAGAGGTCATGGTCGATGAGGAACGTCCCGAACCGACCATCACCGAGGACTCCCATGCCCCGGATGCCACCACGGACGAAGGGGCCATGCATCGCGAACTCCAAAAAACGGCCGAGTGGGACGACTACATCGGCGATTTCGCGTCCACGTCGCGCCAGGCAACCGTCCGCGAATACGAAGCCCCGGAAGAGGGCATGTCTTTCGAAGCCAGGCTCGCTTCAAAGACATCGCTCGAGGGGCATCTCGCCTGGCAGATAAACTTCTCTCCCTTCACCGATGTTGAACGCGCCATCGCGGACGTCATTGTAGGCAACCTCGACGCCATGGGCTATCTTCAGTCCACGGTGGAGGAAATCGCCGCTGAAACCGGAACCGAAACTGAGCATGTCGAGAAGGTTCTCTATGCGCTGCAGCGGTTCGACCCTGTGGGCGTGGCCGCCCGTACGCCCCAGGAGTGCCTGCTGGTCCAGCTGGAGGTCTACGGCTACACCGATCCCGTGCTCCTGGAAATCGTGCGCGATCATTTGGAAGATCTCGAAAAGAAGCGTTATAAACCGCTCGCCAAGAAGTTTCGGATCACCTTCGAGGACATCAAGAACTACTTGGACATCATCCAGACGCTTGATCCCCTCCCGGGTTCGCACTTCAGCTCTTCGGAGCCTGTGTATGTCAGCCCGGACGCGTTCGTGTACAAGTACGGAGACGACTTCGTCATAGTGCTCAACGAGGACGGCCTGCCCAAGCTCCAGCTCTCTCCCTATTACATGGAAGATTTCAGCAAAACGGGCGGGGGAAAGGACAAGGAATACCTTCAGGACAAGATGCGCTCGGCCCAGTGGCTTATGAAGAGCCTGTACCAGCGCCAACGCACGTTGTTTAAGGTGCTGGAATCGATTGTTAAATTTCAGAACGCCTTTTTCAGGGAAGGGGTGACGAAACTAAAGCCCCTTATTTTGAAAGACGTGGCCGACGACATCAGCATGCATGAGTCCACGGTGAGCCGCATTACCACGAGCAAATACGTGGCCACGCCCCACGGGATCTTCGAGCTGAAATTCTTCTTCAACTCCTCGCTGGAACTGGACGACGGCACGTCCGTCGGCTCGGAATCGGTGAAAGCTCTCATCAAGCAGCTTATTTCCGGAGAAAACGAGAAGAAGCCCATAAGCGACGAGCAGATAGCGGACATCCTCAAGCAGAAACTTCAGGTGAACATCGCCCGCCGAACCGTGGCCAAATACCGCATGGCCATGGGTATCGACTCCTCGTCCAAACGCAAAGCCGTCTTGTAA
- a CDS encoding glycosyltransferase family 39 protein — protein MERIDLKGEEHDSLLTRVALWFVLSVSFFLRFYALEVPSMWWDEILVPLIASKPVEYILQRARTEDFHPPYFYLAIKAVQQFGISDFALRLPSALCGTISVYAIYKLIRIAGNGAAALLAAAFVSGMPLHLLMSRQVRPYAIIFLLSCMTLAAGVKYLRDYSDKNFRVMVIWNALLGLWHYSTFLFTFSNYVFIFFACIRKSNNRTKFIVNLCIGASLAIIPALLFYHTPLSQVSTSTFSDAIIQTFYKLYEGLWDNKAPVFLVTAFVLCVLGASRVLQDNSVQFLYFLFILMTPVMILGAMRYGSYFNAWHLFAVTPVSVLLLSYGLSTLLRDRYAACASIALCGLFFIFNFYVRYERFYEESSHSGQYKQWAKAVPSVLDGRAMWVYQDGYDADCTAWYSNQFSGRALTKHWPDLLGDPLLRACFLRFNDSAFSSGDGDFVGYFDRVTAVTQFGSAKLYYLELDRVPRQVVTTLPYSLALRARPDELLKNASWFSNITFDPYFGCSVIPNSTEKPGVLEYHFSNTANSISPNFIAVDMHVESTNRKNSVKILYRFDSDDWTVGCVLDNLEPSQTRRLIIAKNSNFQDFHVRVELIADHSAPTMTGNATGTLRLRGLNFYCNSVDKESFVSHSLRLNEAGIEGVERDGVGTWRWAEGPETRVLFYTQMSQQIVLDLSLNNPFPDQRVWIEFNGEMVKDISNMSAHPWLQEWTNIYLPLQSRVGNNELVIHYAKWNGKGGPEGQIVLNELDKRPLSLAFGRFLLNYSKPPVDGHLLY, from the coding sequence ATGGAAAGGATAGATTTGAAAGGTGAAGAGCACGACTCGTTACTCACGCGAGTCGCGCTATGGTTTGTTCTTAGCGTCTCTTTCTTTCTTCGATTCTATGCACTTGAAGTCCCATCTATGTGGTGGGATGAGATACTTGTACCGCTTATTGCCTCTAAACCTGTGGAGTACATTCTGCAACGGGCACGGACGGAAGATTTTCATCCACCATATTTCTATCTGGCCATAAAAGCAGTTCAACAATTCGGGATATCCGATTTTGCCCTTCGCCTGCCATCGGCACTCTGTGGAACGATCTCTGTCTATGCTATCTACAAATTGATTCGGATAGCTGGGAATGGGGCTGCCGCGTTGCTAGCGGCAGCGTTTGTGTCAGGTATGCCCCTCCACCTGCTCATGTCCAGGCAAGTGAGGCCTTATGCGATCATATTCCTTTTGAGTTGCATGACGCTTGCTGCCGGAGTAAAATACCTGAGGGATTATTCCGATAAAAATTTCCGTGTAATGGTCATATGGAATGCACTTCTCGGACTCTGGCACTACTCTACTTTCTTATTTACTTTTTCTAATTACGTGTTTATTTTTTTTGCATGCATTCGTAAGAGTAATAATCGCACAAAGTTTATTGTCAATCTATGCATAGGTGCATCGCTTGCTATTATTCCTGCTTTGTTATTCTATCATACGCCTTTAAGCCAGGTGTCAACATCGACTTTTTCTGACGCTATAATTCAAACATTCTATAAACTATACGAAGGATTATGGGATAATAAGGCGCCAGTCTTTTTAGTTACTGCATTCGTCCTGTGTGTCTTGGGGGCGAGCAGGGTTCTCCAGGACAACTCAGTACAGTTTTTATATTTTTTATTTATTCTGATGACTCCAGTAATGATTCTTGGAGCTATGCGTTATGGAAGTTACTTTAATGCATGGCATTTATTCGCAGTCACGCCAGTTTCAGTGTTGCTTTTGTCCTATGGCTTGTCAACTTTATTGCGCGATAGGTACGCTGCATGTGCTAGTATTGCGTTGTGCGGACTTTTTTTTATATTTAACTTTTACGTTCGTTACGAACGGTTCTATGAAGAGTCTAGTCATAGTGGTCAGTATAAGCAGTGGGCTAAAGCCGTCCCATCTGTTTTAGATGGTCGTGCCATGTGGGTATACCAGGATGGATACGATGCAGATTGTACTGCTTGGTATTCAAATCAATTTTCTGGACGTGCGTTAACGAAGCATTGGCCAGACCTGTTGGGTGATCCCCTTCTTCGGGCTTGTTTTCTTCGATTCAACGACAGTGCATTCTCTAGTGGTGATGGGGATTTTGTTGGATATTTCGATAGGGTTACAGCTGTAACACAGTTCGGATCTGCAAAGTTGTATTATCTAGAGTTGGACCGTGTTCCAAGGCAGGTGGTCACGACCCTTCCATATTCTCTCGCATTGCGTGCTCGACCTGATGAACTTCTCAAGAACGCCTCATGGTTTTCTAATATTACATTTGACCCTTATTTCGGCTGTTCTGTTATTCCAAATTCAACAGAAAAACCTGGCGTCTTAGAGTATCATTTTTCTAATACTGCTAATTCCATTTCGCCGAATTTTATCGCTGTGGACATGCACGTTGAGTCTACCAACCGTAAGAACTCAGTGAAAATTCTTTACCGTTTTGACTCCGATGACTGGACTGTTGGCTGTGTGTTAGATAATCTTGAGCCGTCTCAGACTCGAAGACTCATCATCGCAAAGAATTCAAATTTCCAAGATTTTCATGTTCGAGTTGAATTGATTGCAGACCATTCCGCTCCTACAATGACTGGAAATGCAACAGGTACATTACGTCTTAGGGGTTTAAATTTCTATTGCAATTCTGTAGACAAGGAGTCATTTGTTTCGCATTCATTGCGATTGAATGAAGCTGGAATTGAAGGTGTAGAGAGAGATGGAGTTGGAACATGGAGGTGGGCAGAGGGTCCAGAGACTCGTGTCCTTTTTTATACGCAGATGTCACAGCAAATAGTGTTGGATCTTTCTTTGAACAATCCATTTCCTGATCAAAGAGTTTGGATAGAGTTCAATGGGGAAATGGTCAAAGATATATCGAATATGAGTGCTCATCCTTGGCTGCAGGAATGGACCAATATCTACCTCCCGTTGCAGTCTCGTGTGGGCAATAATGAGCTAGTAATTCATTACGCAAAATGGAATGGAAAGGGAGGGCCTGAAGGGCAAATTGTCTTGAACGAACTGGATAAGCGCCCTTTGTCCTTGGCCTTTGGACGGTTCCTCCTCAATTATAGCAAGCCTCCTGTAGATGGCCACCTATTGTACTGA
- a CDS encoding HAD-IIIA family hydrolase, whose translation MRRLARPGVSRRALALAKSVKLLVLDVDGVLTDNAVLHDGEGHGLKRFGIQDGMGLKLCQLAGIEVAIISGLDNVQARQRLQELGIREFHGGHLKKLPVLEQLLAEKNLSFCQVAYMGDDWLDAQIMSRIGLPMAPADAQPEILRLAAWVSRFPGGGGAVRDAVRFLLMGQGKSGGLFSKWKG comes from the coding sequence ATGAGGCGGCTTGCCCGGCCCGGCGTTTCGCGCCGGGCCCTCGCCCTGGCCAAGTCCGTAAAGCTTCTGGTGCTCGATGTGGACGGCGTGCTCACGGACAACGCCGTCCTGCACGATGGCGAGGGGCACGGGCTTAAGCGTTTCGGCATCCAGGACGGCATGGGCTTGAAGCTCTGCCAGCTTGCAGGGATTGAAGTGGCCATTATTAGCGGCCTGGACAACGTCCAGGCCAGGCAACGCCTGCAGGAACTCGGCATCCGGGAATTCCACGGCGGGCATCTCAAAAAGCTCCCGGTCCTGGAACAGCTTCTTGCCGAAAAGAACCTGTCCTTTTGCCAGGTGGCCTACATGGGCGACGACTGGCTCGACGCGCAGATCATGTCCCGCATCGGCTTGCCCATGGCACCGGCCGACGCCCAGCCAGAGATTCTGCGCCTGGCCGCCTGGGTGTCCCGCTTCCCGGGCGGAGGCGGTGCGGTTCGGGACGCTGTGCGATTTCTTCTGATGGGACAGGGGAAGTCTGGGGGGCTGTTTTCGAAATGGAAAGGATAG
- a CDS encoding CTP synthase has protein sequence MKTKFIFVTGGVLSSLGKGLAAASIGALLQARGLRVTIQKLDPYINVDPGTMNPFQHGEVYVTNDGAETDLDLGHYERYLGVAMSQNNNFTSGRIYNTVIQKERRGDYLGGTVQVIPHITDEIKRSILGVAKDEDVAIIEIGGTVGDIEGQPFLEAIRQLRSDLGKENVLYIHLTLIPYIRVAGELKTKPTQHSVKELRSIGIQPDIIICRSEIDLDQSLKSKIALFCNVDPDAVFTAVDVKNIYELPLKLYAEGVDQKIAILLRLPAKNAELDAWQDLTHKLANPESKVSIGIVGKYVDLKEAYKSLHEALVHGGVGSDVSLNLVYVNSEEVTAANVQERLGALDGILVPGGFGTRGVEGKIVAIRYARENKVPFFGICLGMQLACIEFARNVLGLPEANSEEFNRLSPDPIIYLMREWYDFRTKKIEKRDADSEMGGTMRLGAYPCVLKPDTKAMEAYKAPQIEERHRHRYEFNKAYYARMEEKGMVFSGLSPDESLVEIVELPEHPWFLGCQFHPEFKSSPMRPHPLFTEFVRAAKKARKTS, from the coding sequence ATGAAGACCAAGTTCATATTCGTTACCGGAGGCGTGTTGTCCTCCCTTGGCAAAGGATTGGCCGCCGCCTCCATTGGCGCGCTTCTGCAGGCTCGCGGGCTTCGGGTGACCATCCAGAAGCTCGACCCCTATATCAACGTGGACCCGGGCACCATGAACCCCTTCCAGCACGGAGAGGTCTACGTCACCAACGACGGCGCCGAAACCGACCTGGATCTGGGCCACTACGAGCGCTACCTGGGCGTGGCCATGTCCCAGAACAACAACTTCACTTCCGGGCGCATCTACAACACCGTGATCCAGAAGGAGCGCCGGGGCGACTACCTGGGCGGAACCGTCCAGGTGATCCCGCACATCACCGATGAGATCAAACGCTCCATCCTGGGCGTGGCCAAGGACGAGGACGTGGCCATCATCGAGATCGGCGGCACCGTGGGCGACATCGAGGGCCAGCCCTTCCTGGAGGCCATTCGCCAACTGCGCTCGGACCTTGGCAAGGAAAACGTTCTCTACATCCACCTGACGCTCATCCCCTACATCCGGGTTGCCGGTGAATTAAAGACCAAGCCCACTCAGCACAGCGTCAAGGAACTGCGCTCCATCGGTATCCAGCCCGACATCATCATCTGCCGCTCGGAAATCGACCTGGACCAGTCGCTCAAGTCCAAGATCGCGCTCTTCTGCAACGTGGACCCGGACGCCGTATTCACTGCCGTAGACGTGAAAAACATCTACGAGCTCCCGCTCAAGCTCTACGCCGAGGGCGTGGACCAGAAGATTGCAATCCTCTTGCGCCTGCCTGCCAAAAACGCAGAACTGGACGCCTGGCAGGATCTCACGCACAAGCTGGCCAACCCGGAAAGCAAAGTGTCCATCGGCATCGTGGGCAAATACGTGGACTTGAAGGAGGCCTACAAGAGCCTGCACGAAGCCTTGGTGCACGGGGGCGTGGGAAGCGACGTGAGCCTCAACCTAGTCTACGTCAATTCGGAGGAAGTCACTGCGGCGAATGTGCAAGAACGCCTCGGGGCGCTGGACGGCATCCTGGTGCCCGGGGGCTTCGGTACGCGCGGAGTGGAAGGCAAGATCGTTGCCATCCGCTACGCCCGCGAGAACAAGGTGCCGTTTTTCGGCATCTGCCTGGGCATGCAGCTGGCCTGCATCGAATTCGCGCGCAACGTCCTTGGGCTGCCTGAAGCCAACTCCGAGGAATTCAACAGATTAAGCCCGGACCCGATCATCTATCTGATGCGCGAATGGTACGACTTCCGCACCAAGAAGATCGAGAAGCGCGACGCTGATTCCGAAATGGGCGGAACCATGCGCCTGGGGGCCTATCCCTGTGTGCTCAAGCCCGACACCAAGGCCATGGAGGCCTATAAAGCCCCCCAGATCGAGGAACGCCACCGCCACCGCTACGAGTTCAACAAGGCCTACTACGCCCGCATGGAAGAGAAGGGCATGGTCTTCTCCGGGCTTTCGCCGGACGAATCCCTGGTGGAAATCGTCGAGCTGCCGGAGCATCCCTGGTTTTTGGGGTGCCAGTTCCACCCCGAGTTCAAATCCAGCCCCATGCGCCCGCATCCGCTCTTCACCGAGTTTGTGCGTGCGGCCAAGAAGGCCCGCAAGACTTCATGA
- a CDS encoding phosphoribosylformylglycinamidine synthase subunit PurQ, whose protein sequence is MAQVKTLVITGYGTNCETESAHAANLAGSDQTDIVYFSDITAGRVRLPGYNFIIFPGGFLDGDDLGAGQAGAIRWKYAKSAKGETLLGQLKTFFEDGGIILGICNGFQLLVKLGLLPALDKKYFERQVTLSNNDSGRFEDRWVTVRVNKTSPCVFTKDIDLLDLPVRHGEGMVIPLDNATLSRIVTENLIALQYADPATGRPTMEYPGNPNGSPMAIAGLTDPSGRILGLMPHPEAFNDPTNHPGWTRGEKPRLGISILENGIRYLKENA, encoded by the coding sequence ATGGCCCAAGTTAAGACACTGGTCATTACCGGCTACGGCACGAACTGCGAGACGGAGTCCGCTCATGCCGCCAATCTGGCCGGTTCCGACCAGACCGACATCGTCTATTTTTCCGATATTACCGCCGGACGGGTCCGCCTGCCCGGGTATAATTTCATTATTTTCCCCGGCGGATTTCTCGACGGCGACGACCTGGGTGCCGGGCAAGCCGGCGCCATCCGCTGGAAATACGCCAAGTCGGCCAAGGGTGAAACCTTGCTTGGCCAACTGAAAACTTTTTTTGAAGACGGCGGCATCATCCTAGGCATCTGCAACGGCTTCCAGCTTCTGGTGAAGCTTGGGCTCCTGCCCGCCCTGGACAAGAAGTACTTCGAGCGCCAGGTCACTCTTTCCAACAACGATTCTGGACGGTTCGAAGACCGCTGGGTCACGGTGCGCGTGAACAAAACGAGCCCCTGCGTGTTCACCAAGGATATCGACCTGCTCGACCTGCCCGTGCGCCACGGCGAAGGCATGGTCATTCCTTTGGACAACGCCACCCTCTCCCGCATTGTCACCGAGAACCTGATCGCGCTGCAATACGCCGATCCGGCCACGGGGCGCCCGACCATGGAGTACCCCGGCAACCCCAACGGATCGCCCATGGCCATCGCCGGACTCACAGACCCGTCCGGGCGCATCCTGGGGCTTATGCCGCACCCAGAGGCTTTCAACGACCCGACCAACCATCCCGGCTGGACCCGCGGCGAAAAGCCCCGTCTGGGCATATCCATTCTGGAAAACGGTATTCGTTATCTCAAGGAAAACGCTTAG
- a CDS encoding tRNA-specific adenosine deaminase has product MTRALKQAWRAGKSGEAPIGAVVIDAASGKVLAEACNGPIATNDPTAHAEILALRQAGQELGNYRLGGAILAVTLEPCIMCLGAMVHARIGGLVFGARDPKAGAVVSNLDGPNLPFLNHRFPVLEGILAGECGATLSRFFSARRKEKAAQSGP; this is encoded by the coding sequence ATGACGCGGGCGCTCAAGCAGGCCTGGCGGGCCGGGAAAAGCGGCGAGGCCCCAATCGGGGCAGTGGTGATAGACGCCGCCTCGGGCAAGGTGCTGGCCGAGGCCTGCAACGGCCCCATCGCGACCAACGACCCCACGGCCCACGCCGAAATACTGGCTTTGCGCCAGGCCGGGCAGGAGCTCGGCAACTACCGGCTTGGCGGGGCGATCCTGGCCGTCACGCTTGAGCCGTGCATCATGTGCCTGGGAGCCATGGTACATGCGCGCATTGGCGGCCTGGTTTTCGGGGCGCGCGACCCCAAGGCCGGGGCCGTGGTCTCAAACCTGGACGGCCCGAACCTGCCTTTTCTGAACCACCGGTTTCCCGTTCTGGAGGGAATTCTGGCTGGCGAATGCGGAGCGACGCTTTCACGGTTTTTCTCGGCGCGCCGCAAGGAAAAAGCCGCCCAAAGCGGCCCATAA
- a CDS encoding ERCC4 domain-containing protein yields MYENQFCHDFKTWRKRNKVPMLQVSKALSTPVSTLNSWINGYIPLPTQMKKALERKSLDDLISCLTTDRDRFERELERARKLDYFSIIVEASMEDVAKGCYRSKLTPHSAFQSIMAFQVRYGVNFIWAGNRERGEYATFWTLGSTSGSTMPELQKHRRALT; encoded by the coding sequence ATGTACGAAAACCAGTTCTGCCATGATTTTAAGACCTGGAGAAAGCGCAACAAGGTCCCCATGCTCCAGGTGAGCAAGGCACTATCCACGCCCGTGAGCACCCTCAACTCCTGGATCAACGGCTACATCCCGCTCCCGACTCAAATGAAGAAAGCCCTGGAGCGGAAATCTCTGGACGACCTGATCAGCTGCCTGACCACTGACCGGGACCGCTTCGAGCGTGAACTGGAGAGGGCCAGGAAGCTGGACTACTTCTCGATCATCGTGGAGGCCAGCATGGAGGACGTAGCGAAAGGGTGTTATCGCAGTAAGCTCACCCCTCACTCTGCCTTCCAGTCGATTATGGCCTTCCAGGTGCGCTACGGCGTGAACTTCATCTGGGCTGGCAACCGGGAGAGAGGCGAGTACGCGACCTTCTGGACCCTGGGAAGTACCAGCGGGAGCACGATGCCAGAGCTACAAAAGCACCGCCGGGCCTTGACGTAA
- a CDS encoding tetratricopeptide repeat protein gives MSSDKQINGVTNMTRILIMVGVLALVLRIQLTFAQDAASKDAMDALDKALGQPVPAVDQQSPLSTQQKKYSEKSKQEGSISSQEYIEKGKSSLTNKQYAQAVDYFTKALENNPEAVSAYYLRGNAYILLWMYDLAKTDLSSAIAVRSNTASSYRLRASTKRMLGDLEGALEDLDKAVSLDHASEKAFVSRCYTLAKIGKIDQAIMDCDRAIEINPNSAEAYSSRGLVWTKIGDKQKAMSDLNRAIDLGKNSSAEYMRRGRAYQLLGDIDAAISDYTKAIEGDTEQALAYYYRALALRDKGEKDKASADEAKAKAIYSGIENAVFK, from the coding sequence ATGTCGTCAGACAAGCAGATAAATGGGGTGACGAATATGACAAGAATACTGATCATGGTCGGCGTGCTTGCTTTAGTTTTACGAATCCAGTTGACCTTTGCCCAGGATGCCGCAAGCAAGGACGCCATGGATGCTTTGGACAAAGCGCTTGGGCAGCCTGTGCCCGCTGTTGATCAACAGTCCCCCCTTTCGACCCAGCAAAAAAAGTATTCAGAAAAAAGCAAGCAGGAAGGATCTATTTCCTCACAGGAATACATAGAGAAAGGCAAGTCAAGTCTCACAAATAAACAGTATGCACAGGCAGTGGATTATTTCACAAAAGCACTTGAGAATAATCCTGAGGCCGTCAGTGCATATTACTTGCGAGGGAATGCCTACATTTTACTTTGGATGTACGACTTAGCGAAGACGGATCTAAGTTCCGCCATTGCAGTACGCAGCAACACAGCTTCCTCATACAGATTGCGGGCTTCCACGAAAAGAATGCTTGGTGATTTGGAAGGAGCGCTCGAAGACCTGGACAAGGCAGTTTCATTGGACCACGCCAGTGAGAAAGCGTTTGTCAGTAGGTGCTATACGCTTGCAAAAATTGGAAAGATAGATCAGGCGATAATGGATTGCGATAGAGCGATCGAGATTAATCCAAATTCTGCAGAAGCATACTCCAGCCGGGGATTGGTCTGGACGAAAATCGGTGACAAGCAGAAGGCCATGTCTGATTTGAATAGAGCCATAGACTTAGGGAAAAACAGTTCGGCTGAATATATGCGACGAGGCAGAGCGTACCAACTGTTGGGTGACATTGATGCTGCAATCAGTGACTACACAAAAGCGATTGAAGGTGATACCGAGCAGGCTCTTGCATACTATTATAGAGCGCTCGCCCTAAGGGACAAGGGCGAGAAGGACAAGGCTTCTGCTGACGAAGCGAAGGCAAAGGCGATCTACTCTGGGATAGAGAATGCGGTTTTCAAGTAG
- a CDS encoding DUF350 domain-containing protein, which yields MAHALASLTFLAVAFAIFWLAHRLCALRIEKSNNVSIDDHITNGNNTALALRFSSFALATALGLCGPLSAPSTGFLRDIASFAFTGVILLALLFIAFAILDRVVLPGLNNTQAILGGNSAVGFAEAGGGLATGFILRSAFSGQGSLLSGVVFFLLGQLTLVLFLKLLERLSPFDDQAEIAQGNPALGLHLGSMLVCLSLILASAVSGDFTDWGRDIWAFCLAAIRGIILLLAGCYLTDKVLLAKTTLTQEIARDKNAAAVIADMGVKLGLALIIAATA from the coding sequence ATGGCCCACGCCCTAGCATCCCTGACCTTCCTCGCCGTCGCATTCGCCATTTTCTGGCTTGCACACCGCCTCTGTGCCCTTCGCATTGAAAAGTCCAACAACGTTTCCATTGATGACCACATAACCAATGGCAACAATACCGCCTTGGCCCTTCGCTTCTCGTCCTTCGCGCTGGCTACCGCCCTTGGACTCTGCGGCCCGCTAAGCGCGCCCTCCACGGGATTCCTGCGCGACATCGCAAGCTTCGCCTTCACAGGAGTGATCCTTCTGGCCCTTCTGTTCATCGCTTTCGCCATTCTCGACCGGGTAGTCCTGCCTGGGCTCAACAACACCCAAGCCATCCTAGGCGGCAACAGCGCGGTCGGGTTCGCCGAAGCCGGTGGCGGCCTGGCCACGGGATTCATTCTCCGGTCAGCCTTTTCGGGCCAAGGCTCCCTTCTCTCCGGCGTGGTTTTCTTCCTCCTGGGGCAACTCACCCTCGTCCTTTTTCTTAAACTTCTCGAACGGTTGTCCCCTTTTGACGATCAGGCTGAAATCGCCCAGGGAAATCCGGCTCTTGGCCTGCATCTGGGCTCCATGCTGGTCTGCCTCTCGCTTATCCTGGCCTCGGCCGTATCGGGAGATTTCACTGATTGGGGCCGTGACATCTGGGCCTTCTGCCTTGCCGCCATCCGGGGCATAATTCTCCTCCTGGCCGGGTGCTACCTGACCGACAAGGTCCTTCTGGCAAAGACCACCCTGACCCAGGAAATCGCCCGGGACAAAAATGCCGCGGCCGTGATCGCGGACATGGGCGTCAAGCTGGGCTTGGCCCTCATCATCGCTGCCACCGCATAG